The segment GGGATAGTAAAAACTCCGTCCGGAAAATATAGACGCTTTTCGCGAAGGTCTTCGGGAGCGCATCCCCGTGATAATCCTGAAAACCCAAATCCTTCCGGCTGACGAGCTCGTCCTCAGGGGTATCGGTAATACTATTCGAATCCATTTCGCAGATGGAAAACTCCAGCGGTATGGAATTTCCCTGGTATTGAATGAATGGGTGAGAAAACAACGTACCGAACGGCAACAGCATTAAAAGAATTGCAATTATTCTCATTTCACGACCTTGTTTTAATTAGGGCGATCCTAAAAACTATAGCCATTTATAACAATAGTATTATATTCTTAAAAAAACGCCCAATGGTCACTTCCTTGCTGCCTTGAAAAGGCGGTTTTTAGAAGTGTCCATTAGTGTATATAGATAATAACGCGGTTTTTAGAGTTTTTAAACTATTCTTCATCCTTTTTTTCACGCTTTACCCCGATTCGCGCGATAATAAGCGTAAGTTCGAACAGTAGGTACATGGCGCCGCCGACGATGATCTGCGATAACGCGTCTGGGGGGGTGATGACCGCCGCGAGGATGAATATCGCCACGATGATGATTTTCCTGTGGCGCGCCAATGTGTCGACCTCGATGATACCCATCTTGATCAGGAAAAACAGCACCCACGGCACCTGGAACACGAGCCCGATCATCATAATAACCACAATCAGGAGATTGATGTATTCGCCGACGCTCCACAGCGCCTTGATACCGTCTCCGCCCCCGAACATGATAAAGAATTGGAACACCCATGGCGCGAAAAACAGGTATGACAGCACGCACCCGCCGAAAAAGAATAACGGCATGAATATGACCGCCGCGTAGAAATAGCGCCGTTCCTCCTTCTTCAGCGCGGGAAAGACGAACGAGCCGAGCTGGAGCAGGGCGAACGGGAACGCGGCGACCAGCCCGCTGAAGAACGCGATCTTCATATAGGTGAAAAATTTTTCCTGCGGTTTGAGATAGATCAGGTCGACCGAAAGTTTCCGCATCGGTTCCTGCAGGAGCAGGAGGATTTTATCCGCGAAAAGAAACGCGACGATACCCGCCGCGAGAATAATTGCGATGACCGCGATCAGTTTACGCCGGAGTACTTCCAGATGATCGATGAACGAGGGCGCTTTTTCCGGGACGTTCGCGCTCATTTTTTAGGGGCGGGTTTTTTCTTGAGCGGTTTTTCATCCAGGGGCTTCTCGTCGATCTCGCTGATATCCCCCGCGTCCTTCACTCCGTCCTTGAATTCTTTGAGCGCCTTGCCCATCGAACGCGCCAAGTCCGGCAGACGTTTCGCCCCGAACAGCAGGAACACGATCAGCAGGATGACTAGTATTTCAGGCAGTCCGATACTCATGTTAACTCCTCACCAATATGATAATTAGTCCGGCGGGATTACGCAATAAACGGGCGTATCCTAGAACGGAAACTCCTCGCTCTCGGCGGACTTCGGCCCTTCCTGCGAGACCTTCGGCTTCTTCGCGGTAAGGTGCTGGTCCAGCCCCTCGACGAAAATCGCCTGGATAGGTTTTACCGGGCACGCGGACTGGCACGCGCCGCACCCGACGCAGATGGAGTTATCGGTCTCCGGGCCGTTCAGACCCGGCTTATAGTCCACGAGGTATACCGCGTGGGTGGGGCATATTTCCGCGCACGCCCCGCACGCGAGTTCTTTCTGGTAGACGACGCAGCGCCCCTTCTCGAGACTCACCCTGCCGATCTGGATAGTCTGCTTGGCCGCGAGGCTGACCGGCTTGAGCGCGCCGGTCGGGCAGACCTCGGTACAGGTTTTGCAGTTGTACTCGCAGAACGCGTTGGGGTAGTCCATCCGCGGGATCAGCATCCCGGTCAGGCCGTACTCGAGGAAGGACGGTTTCAGCACGCGGGTGGGGCAGTGGCTGACGCAGATGTGGCATCCGGTGCACCATGACATAAACCTGTCGACGCTCTCCGAGCCGGGAGGGGTGACCGGCTTATTCGACGGGAATATCTCCTTGCCGAACAGACTCGCCGGAAGCACCAGCGACACGCCGAGGCCTATCCCGTACTTGAGGGAATCCTTGATCAGTTCGCGACGTTCCGGGGAAAACTCCTTCACGGTGGGTTTCCGCGCGGGACGGTAGGCGATCGATTTTTCCGGGCACTCCGGGATACAGTTCATGCACGCGACG is part of the Brevinematales bacterium genome and harbors:
- the tatC gene encoding twin-arginine translocase subunit TatC gives rise to the protein MSANVPEKAPSFIDHLEVLRRKLIAVIAIILAAGIVAFLFADKILLLLQEPMRKLSVDLIYLKPQEKFFTYMKIAFFSGLVAAFPFALLQLGSFVFPALKKEERRYFYAAVIFMPLFFFGGCVLSYLFFAPWVFQFFIMFGGGDGIKALWSVGEYINLLIVVIMMIGLVFQVPWVLFFLIKMGIIEVDTLARHRKIIIVAIFILAAVITPPDALSQIIVGGAMYLLFELTLIIARIGVKREKKDEE
- the tatA gene encoding twin-arginine translocase TatA/TatE family subunit, yielding MSIGLPEILVILLIVFLLFGAKRLPDLARSMGKALKEFKDGVKDAGDISEIDEKPLDEKPLKKKPAPKK